The Fibrobacter sp. UWB5 genome has a window encoding:
- the xseB gene encoding exodeoxyribonuclease VII small subunit, producing MSTENFEYKTAMERLENILERIDNSEMEIDELAGAVQEATDLLRKCRQILLATEKNVQEALAGLDGETEAGA from the coding sequence ATGAGTACCGAAAATTTTGAATATAAAACCGCAATGGAGCGTTTAGAGAATATCTTGGAGCGAATTGACAACTCCGAGATGGAAATCGACGAATTGGCCGGTGCGGTACAGGAAGCGACGGATTTGCTGCGTAAATGCCGCCAGATTTTGCTCGCGACCGAAAAGAATGTGCAAGAGGCCCTTGCGGGGCTCGACGGCGAGACTGAAGCTGGGGCGTAA
- a CDS encoding ATP-binding cassette domain-containing protein gives MVDVPAMEVSGLTVKFPIRGGVLGKVQKYFTAVENVSFSMQAGQILSIVGESGCGKSTLVKSLVGLVPMDSGEFKLFGEKVVKGRTASGKRVSDLVQMIFQDPFSSLNPRQTVSEILTAPLVARGVKVLDAEARARELLERVSLPKEALQKFPHEFSGGQRQRLCIARSLMVKPKILLCDEVTSALDVSVQAQILHLLDDLRGEFGLSILFISHDMQVVRALSDEVLVMYFGHVVERGAADSVLTDPQHEYTKKLLASVPTIRRDR, from the coding sequence ATGGTTGATGTTCCTGCAATGGAAGTTTCGGGGCTTACGGTCAAGTTTCCGATTCGCGGCGGAGTGCTTGGCAAGGTCCAGAAGTATTTTACGGCGGTCGAAAACGTGTCGTTTTCGATGCAGGCCGGGCAAATCCTTTCGATTGTGGGGGAGTCGGGCTGCGGTAAGTCGACTCTAGTGAAGTCGCTTGTCGGGCTTGTGCCCATGGATAGCGGCGAATTTAAGCTTTTTGGCGAAAAAGTGGTAAAAGGCCGGACTGCATCCGGAAAACGGGTCTCGGACTTGGTTCAGATGATTTTCCAGGATCCGTTCAGCAGTCTGAATCCGCGCCAGACGGTGTCTGAAATTCTGACGGCGCCGCTGGTTGCACGCGGAGTGAAGGTTCTTGACGCCGAGGCGCGTGCAAGAGAACTTTTGGAGCGCGTGTCCTTGCCGAAAGAGGCTCTCCAAAAGTTCCCCCACGAGTTCTCGGGGGGCCAGCGGCAGCGCCTGTGCATTGCCCGCAGCCTCATGGTCAAGCCCAAGATTCTTTTGTGCGACGAAGTCACCAGCGCCCTGGATGTATCGGTGCAGGCCCAGATTCTGCACTTGCTCGACGACTTGCGGGGCGAATTCGGGCTCTCGATTCTGTTTATCAGTCACGACATGCAAGTGGTCCGCGCTCTGAGCGACGAGGTCTTGGTCATGTATTTTGGGCACGTGGTGGAACGTGGTGCGGCCGATTCTGTGCTCACTGATCCACAACATGAATACACGAAAAAACTGCTGGCGAGCGTCCCGACCATTCGCCGCGACAGGTAA
- the hisH gene encoding imidazole glycerol phosphate synthase subunit HisH, which produces MSANPIIVVDYNAGNLTSVMNALAHIGAEAKSSRDADEIAKATRLIFPGVGAAASAMETLTRTGIGDAIKAVVKAGNPVLGICIGCQIILEESEEDGGVKTLGLIPGKAVRFKDEPGLKIPHMGWNQVNFTREHPIMKGIKSGSDFYYVHSYHPVVPAEYAFAETTYGSQTFQGMVGKDNLVATQFHQEKSGDVGLAMLKNFCDWKV; this is translated from the coding sequence ATGTCCGCGAATCCGATTATCGTAGTAGATTACAATGCCGGCAACCTGACTTCGGTGATGAACGCTCTTGCCCACATTGGTGCAGAGGCGAAGTCTAGCCGCGATGCCGATGAAATTGCCAAGGCCACCCGCCTGATTTTCCCGGGCGTAGGTGCTGCCGCCTCTGCCATGGAAACTCTGACCCGCACAGGAATCGGCGATGCCATCAAGGCGGTTGTCAAGGCCGGAAACCCGGTTCTCGGCATTTGCATTGGCTGCCAGATTATTCTCGAAGAAAGCGAAGAAGACGGCGGTGTCAAGACTTTGGGCCTTATCCCCGGCAAGGCCGTGCGCTTCAAGGATGAACCGGGCCTCAAGATCCCGCACATGGGCTGGAACCAGGTGAACTTTACGCGCGAACACCCGATTATGAAGGGTATCAAGAGCGGAAGCGATTTTTATTACGTGCATTCGTACCACCCGGTGGTGCCTGCCGAATACGCTTTTGCCGAAACGACTTACGGCTCGCAGACCTTCCAGGGAATGGTGGGCAAGGATAACTTGGTTGCAACCCAGTTCCACCAGGAAAAGAGTGGAGACGTGGGTCTTGCCATGCTCAAGAACTTCTGCGATTGGAAAGTTTAG
- a CDS encoding dTDP-glucose 4,6-dehydratase, producing the protein MKRTIVITGGAGFIGSHVVRLFVNKYPDYKIINLDKLTYAGNLANLKDIEDKPNYKFVKMDICDFDAFYKLMQDEKVDGIIHLAAESHVDRSIKDPFTFAKTNVMGTLALLQAAKLYWESLPEKYEGKRFYHISTDEVYGALKMNHPEGITPPFTTTASSSEHHLAYGDDFFYETTKYTPHSPYSASKAGSDHFVRAFHDTYGMPTIVTNCSNNYGPYQFPEKLIPLFINNIRHKKPLPVYGKGENVRDWLFVEDHARAIDVIFHNGKIAETYNIGGFNEWKNIDIIKVVIKTVDKLLGRAEGEDMNLITYVTDRLGHDARYAIDSTKLQKELGWEPSLQFEEGIEKTVRWYLDNQEWLDNITSGDYEKYYESMYKGK; encoded by the coding sequence ATGAAAAGAACGATCGTGATTACTGGCGGTGCAGGCTTCATTGGTAGCCACGTGGTGCGCCTGTTCGTGAACAAGTACCCGGACTACAAGATTATTAATCTTGACAAGCTGACATACGCCGGTAACCTTGCCAACCTCAAGGACATCGAAGACAAGCCGAACTACAAGTTCGTGAAGATGGACATCTGCGACTTTGACGCTTTCTACAAGCTGATGCAGGACGAAAAAGTCGATGGTATCATTCACCTGGCTGCCGAAAGCCATGTGGACCGCTCCATCAAGGACCCGTTCACGTTTGCCAAGACGAACGTCATGGGTACTCTTGCCCTGCTCCAGGCTGCCAAGCTCTACTGGGAAAGCCTCCCGGAAAAGTACGAAGGCAAGCGATTCTATCATATTTCAACCGACGAAGTTTACGGCGCCCTCAAGATGAACCATCCGGAAGGCATTACGCCTCCGTTCACGACTACGGCGTCCAGTTCGGAACACCACCTGGCTTATGGCGACGACTTCTTCTACGAAACCACGAAGTACACGCCGCACAGCCCGTATTCCGCTTCGAAGGCCGGTTCTGACCACTTTGTCCGCGCCTTCCACGACACCTACGGCATGCCGACGATCGTGACGAACTGCAGCAACAACTATGGTCCGTACCAGTTCCCCGAAAAGTTGATTCCGCTGTTTATCAATAACATCCGCCACAAGAAACCGCTCCCGGTTTACGGCAAGGGCGAAAACGTTCGCGACTGGCTCTTTGTGGAAGACCATGCCCGCGCTATCGACGTGATTTTCCATAACGGCAAGATCGCCGAAACCTACAATATCGGCGGCTTCAACGAATGGAAGAACATTGACATTATCAAAGTGGTCATCAAGACTGTCGACAAACTCCTCGGCCGCGCCGAAGGCGAAGACATGAACTTGATCACTTACGTCACTGACCGCCTGGGTCACGATGCCCGCTACGCCATCGATTCCACCAAGCTCCAGAAGGAACTGGGCTGGGAACCGTCGCTGCAATTCGAAGAAGGCATCGAAAAGACCGTGCGCTGGTATTTGGATAACCAGGAATGGCTGGACAACATCACCAGCGGCGACTACGAGAAGTATTACGAAAGTATGTACAAGGGAAAGTAG
- the rfbC gene encoding dTDP-4-dehydrorhamnose 3,5-epimerase codes for MSKFNFIKTSIEGVTIVEPTVFGDHRGYFMETYNKAEFDAAGLDMVFVQDNESRSKKGVLRGLHFQKKNPQGKLVRVIEGEVFDVAVDLRKGSPTFGKWEGVVLSAENKKQFYIPEGFAHGFVVLSETATFVYKCTRLYDPKDEGGLMWNDPEIGIEWPVGNGFEPLLSEKDTKNPALKDLGFAFEL; via the coding sequence ATGTCCAAATTCAATTTCATTAAAACCTCCATCGAGGGCGTGACGATTGTAGAACCGACGGTCTTTGGCGACCATCGCGGCTATTTTATGGAAACTTATAACAAGGCGGAATTCGATGCAGCCGGCTTGGATATGGTTTTCGTACAAGATAACGAATCCCGCAGCAAGAAGGGCGTGCTTCGCGGACTCCACTTCCAAAAGAAGAACCCGCAAGGCAAACTTGTCCGCGTCATCGAAGGAGAAGTCTTCGACGTGGCGGTGGACCTGCGCAAGGGGAGCCCCACGTTCGGCAAGTGGGAAGGTGTCGTGCTTTCTGCCGAAAACAAGAAGCAGTTCTACATTCCCGAAGGCTTTGCCCACGGTTTCGTGGTGCTTAGCGAAACGGCGACGTTCGTGTACAAGTGCACTCGCCTTTACGACCCGAAGGACGAAGGCGGCCTCATGTGGAACGATCCCGAAATCGGCATCGAATGGCCGGTAGGCAACGGTTTTGAACCGCTTCTTTCCGAAAAGGATACCAAGAACCCGGCTCTCAAGGATTTGGGCTTCGCGTTCGAACTGTAG
- a CDS encoding low molecular weight protein-tyrosine-phosphatase, whose translation MKHILVVCTGNICRSPTGEYCLKKELGPDFEVMSAGLGALVDHPAHELSQKIALEHGIDMSAHRARQINLDILKWADLILVMENGHKMDLLHRYPWLEGKVFRYGEPQRVDVPDPYRRPENAFVLAWNFISKLTPYWVEKIKQSEGQA comes from the coding sequence ATGAAACACATTCTCGTTGTATGTACCGGTAATATTTGTCGTAGCCCCACGGGCGAATATTGCCTTAAAAAGGAACTGGGGCCTGATTTTGAAGTGATGAGCGCTGGGCTTGGTGCCTTGGTGGACCATCCGGCACACGAACTCAGCCAAAAGATTGCTCTTGAACATGGTATCGATATGAGCGCACACCGCGCTCGGCAGATTAATCTGGATATTTTGAAGTGGGCGGACCTCATTTTGGTGATGGAAAACGGCCACAAGATGGATTTGTTGCACCGTTATCCGTGGCTTGAAGGCAAGGTGTTCCGTTACGGCGAACCGCAGCGGGTGGATGTACCTGACCCGTATCGCCGTCCCGAAAACGCGTTCGTGCTCGCATGGAATTTTATCTCTAAACTGACCCCGTACTGGGTAGAAAAAATCAAACAAAGCGAAGGCCAGGCATAA
- a CDS encoding polysaccharide biosynthesis/export family protein, with product MKKMSLGLGLIAAALLSGCALGPQMQMSLPGDSAEYNGMIVHIHDIGEGDFGTAVAASGSDSAGASDFGDLKELMVDSLPELEYRIGPLDMVQVVVWEHPELTSPMGQYQPAGQKVTTDGKLFYPYAGELQAAGLTAQELRAEITKRLSDKILNDPQVDVRVTGYHSRKMSISGAVSKPGYVSFNENPMTLPDAIAGVGGFSKEADPSLMQLRRGDKVYTINYLDAFKANLPLERIVIKPDDQIFVPSLSETQKDQKAYIMGEVGRPGLINIYNGKLTLAEALASAGGLQALNATARGIYVIRNTSDKQIDVFQLNAKNAMALAMADRFQLSARDVVYVDASELATWNRLVSLIFPSVNMVYYGALAAHNVHVVKDDYTPDSGK from the coding sequence ATGAAGAAAATGAGTTTGGGTCTTGGCCTTATTGCCGCTGCTCTCTTGAGCGGATGCGCACTCGGACCGCAGATGCAGATGTCTCTTCCGGGCGATTCTGCCGAATACAATGGCATGATTGTTCATATTCATGACATTGGCGAAGGCGATTTTGGCACTGCAGTGGCTGCTTCTGGCTCTGACAGCGCTGGTGCCAGTGATTTTGGTGATTTGAAGGAACTGATGGTGGATTCCCTGCCGGAACTGGAATACCGCATTGGACCTCTGGACATGGTTCAGGTCGTGGTGTGGGAACATCCGGAATTGACTTCCCCGATGGGTCAGTACCAGCCGGCTGGTCAGAAGGTGACTACCGATGGTAAGCTTTTCTACCCCTATGCCGGTGAACTCCAGGCTGCAGGTCTTACCGCCCAGGAACTCCGTGCCGAAATTACCAAGCGCCTTTCTGACAAGATCTTGAACGATCCGCAGGTCGATGTTCGCGTGACGGGTTACCATAGCCGCAAGATGTCTATCTCCGGTGCCGTTTCAAAGCCGGGTTACGTCTCGTTCAATGAAAATCCGATGACGCTCCCCGATGCGATTGCCGGAGTGGGCGGCTTCTCCAAGGAAGCAGACCCGTCGCTCATGCAGCTTCGCCGTGGCGACAAGGTTTATACTATTAACTACCTCGATGCATTCAAGGCCAATTTGCCGCTCGAACGCATCGTAATCAAGCCGGATGATCAGATTTTTGTTCCCTCTCTCTCTGAAACCCAGAAAGACCAGAAGGCCTACATTATGGGTGAAGTCGGCAGACCGGGCCTGATCAACATCTATAACGGAAAGCTGACCCTTGCCGAAGCCTTGGCTTCTGCCGGCGGTCTGCAGGCTCTGAACGCTACCGCTCGCGGCATTTACGTTATCCGTAATACCTCTGACAAGCAGATCGATGTGTTCCAGCTGAACGCAAAGAACGCTATGGCTTTGGCTATGGCAGATCGCTTCCAGTTGAGTGCACGCGATGTCGTGTACGTCGACGCTTCCGAACTCGCAACTTGGAACCGCCTCGTCAGCTTGATCTTCCCGTCTGTTAACATGGTTTACTATGGCGCTTTGGCTGCTCATAACGTCCATGTGGTTAAGGACGACTATACTCCGGATTCCGGCAAATAA